The sequence below is a genomic window from Sulfuracidifex metallicus DSM 6482 = JCM 9184.
GTAGGGCAGGAATACGAAAAGCTTCAGCCTTTTTCTGCAGACTGGTTCGTGGAAAGGCTATTTAATAGTTAAGCTAATATTCTATAAGCCATAACCATACTTATATGTCAAGTAAATCTACACCGAAGAGCAAACAGAGCAGCACAACTAAAAGCAGGGGTAATGGCAACTTTATAATTTCATGGTTTCAGCACAGAAAAGAAGATTGGAACAGAATAATAACTGTAGCAAAAAAGCCCGATAAGGAGACTTACAAGTTTAACCTTAGAATTACTGGGCTAATTATATTGGTTGTAGGAGTTCTCGCATTTGCCATCCAGGCAATAATGGCGTTTGTAGTTGGGTGAGTTAATGGAAAGGCCCAAGATAAGGAATTATTACGCCGTCAAGGTTACTGGGGGCCAAGAAATAAATGTTGCTCTAATGCTAGAAGAGCGAATAAAGACAAACAACATTCAGGAAGTATACTCTATTTTAGTCCCGCAAAGTCTGAAAGGTTACGTAATCATTGAGGCCGGTGGGCCCCACATAGTGAAGCTCTTAATCTCAGGCATAAGAAACGTAAAGGGTGTAGCCCAAGGATTATTGGACAAGAACGACGTTGCAAAGATGGTATCGTCCAACCTAGTGAGGGTTAAACTAGAGAAAGATCAGATGGTAGAGATAAACTCTGGGCCATTCAGAGGAATGCAAGCTCAGGTTGTTAGAGTAGAGGAGGAGAGAGGAGAGGTAGTGTTAAATATTCTAGAATCAGCTTTTCCTTTGACAGTAACTGTGCCCATAGATCAAGTTAAAGTTTTAAAGAGGTGAAAAATGTGCCCACTAAAACAATAAAGATCGTAATAGAGGGAGGTAATGCGAAGCCAGCTCCTCCGTTGGCTCCAACTCTCTCTCAACTCAAGCTTAACGTAGGTGAAGTTGTAAAGAAAATAAATGACGCTACTTCTCAATTCAAGGGTATGAGTGTCCCAGTTAGCATTGAAATTGATACGAACACGAAGAAGTACAATATCTCCGTAGGTATTCCAACCACTACTGCTCTTCTATTAAAAGAAGCGGGAGCAAGCGAACCTTCTGGAGATACAGCCCATAAGAAGATTGGAAATATACACTTTGAAGGAATAATTAAAGTCGCGATAATGAAGAAGCCGTCCATGACGTCAAAATCCCTTAAAGGTGCCGTTAAAAGCTTGCTTGGTTCAGCCCACGCCATAGGAATAACTGTAGATGGAAGAGATCCGAAAGAGCTAGTGAAAGAAGTGGATGAAGGTAAGTTCGACGAAGTGTTAAATAAGTATGAAGAAAAGTGGAATGGTGGTTTAGAATGATAGTAGGAAAGGACAAGCTAGCTGAAGCTGTAGCTAAGGCTTTACAGGAAGAAAATAAAACTAAAAGGGAATTCAAACAAAGTGTCGATATAATAGTAACCTTTAGAGACGTCGACATGAAGAGGGGAGATATAAAGCTTAGGGAAATAGTAAATCTGCCAAAAACCCCACCCAAAGAAAAGAAAGTACTAGTGGTGCCAACTTTTGAGCAAACTGAATATGCGAAGAAGGCTGAACCTAATGTTCTACTTAGCAAAGAGGAACTACAGAAGCTACAGGGAAACAAAAGAACAGTAAAGAAACTTGCTACGCAAAACGACTGGTTCCTAATAGCTCCTGACTCAATGGCCCTAGCTGGTCGTATTTTGGGTCCGGCTCTAGGCCCTAGAGGTAAATTCCCCACTCCACTCCCTGGAGCAGCGGACGTAACAGAGTACATAAATAGATACAAGAGATCTACACTGGTCAAAACTAAGGATCAACCTCATACTCAAGCTTTTATTGGAACAGAGGATCAATCTGCAGAAGATTTGGCTGAGAACGCTCTAGCAGTTCTAAATGTAATAGAAGGAAAGGTAACGAATGCACTATCAAAAATAGGTAACATATATATAAAGACTACTATGGGTAAACCAGTTAAAGTAAGTACGAGGTGATAAAGATGGCAGTAGAAATACAGCAAAAGAAAATTGCAAAATGGAAAATAGATGAAGTAGAGGAACTCACGGAAGAGCTGAAGAAAAATAAGACTGTAATAATAGGAAGCTTGGAGGGATTTCCCGCAGATAAGCTACACGAGATTAGAAAGCAACTCAGAGGAAAAGCAATAGTTAGAGTTACTAAAAACTCACTATTTCAAATAGCTGCTAAAAATGCTGGAATAGATGTTTCGAAATTAGAAAAATACCTTATAGGACCCAATATTTTCATCTTAACTAATGATAATCCGTTTACTTTCTCAATATTCTTCGAAAAGTTCAAGTTAAAGAGATATGCCAAAGCTGGAGATATCGCAGAGGAAGAGGTAGTAATCCCAGCAGGAGATACAGGGTTTTCAGCAGGTCCAGTACTAAGCACCTTCGGGAAACTAAAGATAAAGACAAGAGTCCAAGAAGGAAAGATCTTCGTAGCAGAGGATACAGTAATAGCTAAGCCTGGATCTAAGATACCAGATGATGCTATACCAATTTTGCAAAAATTAGGAATAATGCCAGTTTATATAAAGCTAGGCTTAAAGGGCGCTTATTACGAGGGGCTACTAATACCTTCTAATGAACTAAAGATAGATTTAGGTCAGTACGCTTCAAACATAGCAAAGGCGTACCAGGAATCGATGGCAGTTGCAGTGGAGATTGCATATCCTGTACCAGAAGTGCTTAAGGTCACAATAGGAAAGGCTTATAGAAATGCAATGGCTTTAGCTGGAGAATCAGGATACTTAACACCAGAAACTGCAGAGAATGTATTATCTAGAGCTATGGCTAAAGCCTATGCATTGGCTTCTGCTTTAGAGGGCAAGGTTGACTTAGGCATAAATATACCGAAAGCACAAGCACCAGCTGCAGCAGAAGAGAAGAAGGAAGAGAAGAAGGAGGAAGAGAATAAGGGACCAAGCGAAGAGGAAATAGGAGGAGGTATCTCCTCTCTCTTCGGGTAAGTTTAAATATAACACGGAATAATCTGATAAGAGTGATATAGAATGGAGTACATATACGCTAGTCTCCTTTTACATTCGGCTAAAAAGGAGATCTCAGAAGATAACCTAAAGGCAGTGCTAAACGCTGCAGGAATACAAGTAGATGACGTAAGAGTAAAAGCAGTAGCTGCAGCCTTAAAGGAGATAAACATAGAGGAAGTATTGAAGAACGCTTCTGCTATGCAAGTAGCTGCAGTAGCTGCACCAGCACAAGCACCAGCTGCAGCAGAAGAGAAGAAGGAAGAGAAGAAGGAGGAAGAGAATAAGGGACCAAGCGAAGAGGAAATAGCAGGCGGTCTAGCCTCCCTCTTCGGATAAAAGCCAAAAATTCTTTAAACATCTTGTTCTTTTCTTTTACTAATGCAAATCAATGAACGTGAATATTCTCTCAATTTTTTCAAAGAAAGAGATTATCTAAGAAGAACTTGCACTTCATGCAAAACTCCATTTTGGAGTAAAGACAAAACAAGGCAAGTATGCTCTGATATACCATGTACAGATTATTATTTCTTTGATATATCAATTAAGAGCAAACCCCTATCAGTGAAGGAAGCAAGAGAAAAATTCATCTCATTTTTTAAAAGAAACGGACATACACCAATAAAGCCAAAGCCAGTTCTTGCAAGATGGAGAGAGGACCTATATTTAACAATAGCTAGTATAGTTGACTTCCAGCCTCATGTGACGAGTGGACTAGTTCCACCCCCAGCAAATCCTTTAGTAATAAGTCAGCCGGCCATTAGACTTGAGGATATAGATAACGTTGGTATAACGTTTGGAAGACATTTAACTACGTTTGAAATGGCAGCCCACCATGCATTCAACTATCCAGATAAAGAAGTGTATTGGAAAGAAAAGACCGTTGAATTAGCTACAAGGTTCTTCACTGAAGAATTAGGAATACCAGAAGAACAGCTAAACTTTAAGGAGTCTTGGTGGGAAGGAGGGGGAAACGCAGGACCGTGTTTAGAAGTTACAGTAGGAGGGCTGGAGCTAGCTACGTTAGTATTCATGCAATACAAGAAGGAAGACAACGGAGAATATTCGCCATTACCGCTTAGGATAGTGGATACAGGATATGGAGTTGAAAGATTAGCTTGGGTTACCCAGAAAACCCCAACCGCGTTTCACGCCATCTACGGAGAACTGGTCTATAAGTTCTTCAAGAAAGTCGGAGTTGACTACGTAGATGAAACTATGCTTAAACATGCGTCTCGTTTAGCTGGCAGAATAGACCCAGATAACCCTGAGACTGTAAAAAAACACAGGGAGGCTGTAGCAAAAGAGATTGGAGAAGATGTGAAAATAGTTGACTCTGAATTAACCCGTGCAGCTAGGGTGTTTCAGTTATTGGATCATTCCAAGACTGTAGCTCTCATGTTAGCAGATGGTTTGGTGCCCTCCAATTCAGGAGAAGGATACCTAGGAAGGTTAGTTATGAGAAGAGCCATGAGGGTGGCCAAGCTTTTAGGCTCCGATGTAAGACTTTATGAATTAGTACTGGAACAAATTAATTTCTGGGGAGAGGATTTTCCACAGTTATCGAAGAACAAGGAGTATATATTAGACGTAGTTGAAAACGAACAAAACAAGTTTGAGGATTTGTATTCTAAGGTACCCTCAATAGCTTCCTCCCTTTCTAAGAAGGGAGTTTCGACTGAAGATTTAATCCAGGTCTATGATTCCAACGGAATCCCGCCAGACATGCTGTACGAAGAGTTAAAAAAGAGAGGAATTGAAATCTCCGTTCCAGATAACTTCTACGCACTTGTGGCTAAAAGGCATCAATCAGTATCCATAAAAGGAAAGGAAAAAGCCAAGCTACCTTTGGATGTAATTAAGCAAGTTAGAAACCTCCCTGCTACAGAGAAACTGTACTATGAAGACCAGTACCAAAGAGAATTCGAGGCAAGGATAGTCAAAAACATAAATGGTAAATACATGATACTTGATAGGACGACCTTCTACCCTGAAGGCGGAGGACAGATAGGAGATAGAGGACTCCTTCATCTCCCAGAGGGAGACATCAGGGTAATTGATACACAGAAGGTCGAAAATGTAATCGTTCATGTTTTGGAAAAGGAAATTAATGTGCCTGAAGGAACCGCAGTAAAGGGTTCGATAGACTGGGAATCTAGATTCAGAACTATGAGACATCATACGGTAACCCACGTGATCTTGGCTTCCGCAAAGAAATTGTTAGGAGATCATGTATGGCAAGCTGGCGCTGAAAAGACGCCTGAAAAAGGAAGGCTAGACATCACCCATCATAAAATGCTCACTGAAGAACAAGTCAGGGAAATCGAAAGAATGTCCAATCATGTAATAAACGACCACAGAGAAGTTAAGGCAATTCATCTTAGCAGGATAGAGGCTGAGACTAAATATGGAGATTCAATATACGAGGGTGGAGTTCCAAATACGTCGACAGTGAGGCTACTAGAGATTAAAGGATGGGACGTGGAGGGATGTGGAGGAACACACGTTAGTAATACGTCCGAAATAGGAGGAGTAAAAATATTGAAGGCTGAAAAGATTCAAGATGGCGTCATAAGGCTTGAATACGTAGCAGGAGATAGAGTATCGGAGTACGCCACTCAGCTTGAAGACTCAATAGGTAAGGTGGCTAACATGATAGGAGCTAGCCCTGAACAATTAGAGGGAAGAATGTCGCGTCTAATAGAGGAAAAGGCTAAACTTGAAAGAACGTTGCAAGATTACAGGAAAATGTACATGAAGGAAATAATGAAGAAAACTGAGCCAGAAAAGGTTGGAAATGACATACTCCTTTACGTGTTCTCTACAATAGATCAAGAAATAAATAAAGATCTCATGAAATACTTCACTACAGGCAACAAAAGGATAGCAGTTTCTGTAAGTGGAGATAAAATAGAGATAGCAAGCTCTTCAGACGTAAACCTTCAGAATGTCATAGACGCTTTAAGAAAGGCTGGGGGAAAAGGCGGGGGAAAAGGAACGTTCGCTAGCTTCTCCTTTAAAGAGAGCGGAAACGCAATTGACGTCATTAGAAAATCGCTTAAGTGACGCGGCATACGATTACAAATTCCTGCTGAATCGTGGTTATAGCCGAGATCTAGCACTTCAAGCTGTAACTTCAAGATATCTTCTCTCGGAAAAAGAGAGATTACTTCTTTACAGATGCATACATAGTGACATTGAAATAGAGACTATAAAGAAAAAAGAATCACAAGATTATAGAGAGATCTTAATTGATGGATTTAACTTAGCTATCTCAATAATTTCAGCCTCCCTAGGAGAGGCATACATGTGTGATGACGGATACATAAGGGATTTAGGTATGGGCAGATTCAAAAAGGAAAAAGAAATGATTGTGGCATCATTAAAACTGATTAATGAAATATGTATTTCAATGGGGAAGCTATGTACATTCGTTTTAGACGCTCAAATAAGCAAAAGTGGAGACATGGCGAAAACTGTAAAGTTGTTTGGCGGTAGCACAATATTATCAAAGACCGTTGATTCCTTCTTAATAAATGCAGAATCAGCGGTAGCCTCTAATGACTTCGTGATCCTAATGAAAGCTAAAAGAATAGTCAATATTCTACAGAATAGAATCAAAGTTAATTCTCCATTCTTTAGTTGCTAAAGATATGCACGTAATTTCTCTATGTTTTTATTCCTTTTAACATAAGGAAGGGATATTAGACAAAGAAGTATATGAACCTTAGAACAAGGGTGAGCTTAAGGTGGCGGACCCGGGGGGATTTGAACCCCCGACCACCGACTTGCTCCGCTAGCCACACGGCCTAGGAGGCCGGCGCTCTGTCCTAGCTGAGCTACGGGTCCATGCTAGGACACTGTAAGATTCTACTTGCTTAACTTTTATTTCTTTCGTCCCAAGCATCTACATATATCATTGTGGATTGAACTCCTAAAGTATTATTTATTTAAAAAATTACTTCAATTACATACCAATACAAACTTTTTAAAAAAAAATAGAAAGATAGAATTTACCATGAGTCAAAACAAAGCTAATCCTGGACCTTTAGGTTTGTCTGGATTTGCCTTAACTACCCTAATTTTAAGTTTTTATAACGCAGGAATATTAAGCGGAAGTGTGTCAAGTGTCTTCGGTTTAGCTATATTTTACGGTGGTCTAGCGCAGATAGTAGCAGGCATACTTGAGTATAAGGAAGGAAATACGTTCGGTTACATAGCTTTCTTCACATACGGAGCCTTCTGGGAGTGGTTCTTCTTTACGGCATCAGGACTTGCAGGTGCAGTTCCAGCTAGTGGAATAGGTGCAGTACTAATAGGATTCGGAATATTTACGTTAGTAATGTGGATTGGCACATTCAGGGCTAATTTGTCTCTCTTTATGACATTCCTCCTTTTATGGATAACGTTCTTCCTCCTTGGTGCTGGAGCCATTGAAAATTCTATAACACTAACACATGCAGGTGGAATAGTAGGAATATTGACAGCTCTTGTAGCATGGTACACTGGACTGGTTCAAGTAGTCGCATCATCTTTAGGAATTAATCCGCCCCTAGGAAAGGCACCTCTTAGCTAAATTATGAAATTATTTTACTCATCTTTACATGGTCCCAGCCTTTCGCATAGGTTCAAGGCATCATCTACCACTTTTAAGAAGCCTTCAACTAGCTCTTTATCTATAGGATCTACAATATCATACTTAAGATATACCTTCATGAAATTTATTTGCTTAATTTTCTCCCCATTACTAGATAGAAATTTATCTATGCTGTCCTTGTACTCAGGCTTTCTGCTCATAAAGTTTAACATTGATGATATATCTTTAGTATAAATGTAAGAATCTGTTTTTTCCTTTACTATGCCCTTAATAAGATAGGGTAGTCCATAAAATATCATTGCCATAGCTTGCTCATAGTATTCATTATCAAACAATATTTTAGCAGACTTAAGATAGTCAACTCCTTTCTTTATCAAGGGATCCATGAAGTTAGATTACTTAAAAAAGTGAACTTAAATTTTAGTGTTTAGAAGGTTATTGGAGTATAACCCTCTGCAACTTTCTTTACAGTCTCAACTCCTCCCATTACTCCCTTTATGCCATCTATGTACAGCATCTGATCAGTGAGACCTAGGTTCTTAACAGAGACAGTACAATAAGATAGCTCAACCCCTGCTGTCTTTAGTCCTTCTATCTGCTTTGACATTTGCTGGAAATACATAGCGTCCTTCATTAGTATTTCTACTCCACGTCCGAGGAACATTAAAGAAACGTCTGCACCAGCATTTTTTCTAGCACCTATGGCGAAATTAATTCCCATGTTTACTCTATTCATGTCGTCTTTTCCTGCAGTTAGGATAACGAAGAGTTTTGTCATAGATTAAGAAATTTTTTAACGTTTAAAACGTTTTCTTTGTAGAAAGAGGTTTAACAATAAAAAGGAGAGAAGCCTTTTTATATAGTAGAAATCTAATTCTTTTTAGGATAGCGGGAGTGCCCGAGCGGTTAAGGGGGCGGACTCAAGACCCATTGAGAGATCCGCTGGCGAAGGCCATCCGGGGTCCGAATCCCCGCTCCCGCATCTTAGATTTTAGTTATAATTTTCACATTCTCTTAAGAACTAGAGAGGTCAATGTGGATTTAACTCCTTTTACAGATCTTATATTTTCAATTATTTGATTTAGTTCGACAGTATCATTTGCCTCTACCTTGAGAAGGATGTCATAATCGCCTGAAATTTCCATTACTTCCTTCACACCTTGGAGCACCGAAAGTCTTCTGGTTACTGCCGTAGTATACACATTAGATTCACATAAAACCCACACCAATGATTCTATCTTCTCTGGGGGTCTGGGCTTCAAAACTCTTCCCGTTACCTCCTCAGCTATTTCTAACAAATCTACGTCCCTGAAGAACTTGGCACTTTGATTAGCCTTTATTTTGGCTAGAACTTGATCTATTTCTTCGTCAGATAAGTTAACTCCAAGCTTCTCAAATCTGTCTCTTAAAGCATGCTTTCCTGTATATTTATCAATCACATAGTCTCTTGATCTACCGAAGGTTTCAGGCGGCATGAACTCGTAAGTTCTAGGGTCATTTAGGATTCCTGCTACATGTATTCCTGCCTTATGCATGAAAGCGTAATCTCCAGTAACTGGATAGTTAGGAGACATTGGTATTCCACTGTATTTCTCTATAATAGTTGAAACTTGTTGTAATTTATCTAATTTAATTACATCAATTCCAAAGTGATACTTTATCGCAGCAGCAACTTGTTGCAATGGAGTTATACCTACTCTTTCACCTAAGCCATTAACGGTAGCGTGAATTATTGTGGCACCACCTTCAACTGCGGCTAGGGAGTTGGCAACTGCTAGACCGACGTCATTATGTGCATGTATATCAAACTCTACATTAGGAACTTGAGACACCAAATTGCTGAAGAGTTCCCTAGTCTTTGATGGATACAAGATACCTACAGTGTCTGCTATACCTATTCTGTCAGCTCCAGCGTCTCTAGCAGTTCTTGCTACTTGAACTAAATAGTCGAAGTCAGTCCTTGTAGCATCTTCAGCTGTGAACCTCACCTTAACTCCGTGACCTTTTGCGTAGCTAATTACATCAGCTATTGTGGAAAGAGCTTCCTCCTTTGTAGCATGATGCTTCGCCTTAAGATGGATCTCGCTCACTCCGTAAAAGATAGCTATTCTATCTACTTCTAGTTCAGCTGCTACTTCAACGTCCCTTTTTACTGCCCTACTATGGCCTACTATTTCTGAGCTTATTTCGCCGTTTCTCTTAAGCCTCATAATTCTCTTTATTCCTTCGTAAATATCAGGAGAAACTGCAGGATGTCCCGCCTCTATCATTGCTACTCCTAAATCAGACATAGTTCTGGCAATCTCTACTCTTTGATCTACAGTAAACACAACACCTGGTGTCTGCTCTCCCTCTCTAAGAGTGGAGTCCAATATCCCTACTTTCATGACGAGTATCTGTCAACAACGGGGATTTTAAACGATAACGTAAATATTGGTTTAAAAATCGAACTATGAAATGGAACTTTTTATCAATTCTACCACATTATCAAAACCAAGTTTTGGGCTAAATTTCTCTAATGTCTTAAGAATAATTTCATAAAGCTCTTTGTTTGATTTAATTTCTTCCACATTGTTAGCGAACACATATATAGCAGCAGTCTTCAGTTTATCCGTTTTTTTCATTTCTTCTTCTATTAAATCTATTATTCTTTCTACGTTCTCAACCTTAACTTTGCCCTTATACTTTCTTAGCATCACGAACTCTTCCTCATCGAGAACTGACATCATATCACTCTGGAATTACAGTTGAGCCTATGTTTTTATTATCTTTGATTAAATCAGATAGACTCGATATATATCTGTAGTTCATCACTATTACCTTGATTCTAGATCTCTGAATTATCTTCATTGCCATAGGATCAAGAAGTTCATAAGTTCCTGCTTTAACTGATTGGCTGTTTTCCAAAATTTCCTTTAACTTGTTAATTGTAAGTTCTTTCAGCATTACTGCGTCCTTATATACCTTAGGATCCTTGTCGTAAACTCCATCTACGTTAGTAGCAACTATCAAGGTGCTAGAGTTAGTTGCTTCTGCAACCAAAGCTGCAACAGCAGCTGTAGATTGACCAGGCTGAAATCCTCCAGTTACAACTACTTTTCCAGAACTCCACTTCTCTATAAAGTCCTCCAGACTATCGGGAACCACTGGATATGCTATATCTCCTAATGCAAAAGCTATTAGATTAGCGTTAAGTCTTGATGCCCATATTCCCAATAAATCTAAATAAGACTCGCTGAGGTTAAGATCTCTGCCCATGCTTATATATTTTCTAGCATTAGATCCGCCTCCACTTACTATGGCGACTCTGAAAGAACTAGAAAGATTCTTCACTACATCCCTAAGGGAAGAAATGTTTCTACTGCCGTCCTCATCGAAAAATTTTCCACTTATTTTTATAACGATAGAAGGATTAAAGTGCATCATTAGAATCAAAAATAGCTTATATTAAAGTTTAAACTGGATAGTCGTCTGGTATCTTACGCCTGAAATATCTGCCAGATTCTGGATCCTTGAATAGCCCCATTTTAACTCCCTTTCTTCCTCTTGGAGCCAGCGTCCATGTCTTCTCAGGTATAAGTTCAGCTTCCTTTCCTGCAGGCGTTCTAACCTTCACTTTCTTACTAGATGTCATCTATAAATCACTGATAATGATTCTTCAGACGCTTTTATAAACATTTCTATAATTTACGTAAAGCTAGATCCCTTTAGATCTTCAAGGGTAATATTGAAGGACTCCTATAGCACGTAGGGCGAAGAGCCACCATCTATGAGAATTGAGGAGCCGGTGACATATCCCCCGAAATCGGTTGACAGAAAAACCAGCAAGCTTCCTAGATCCTTTTCCTGATCGCCTATTCTACCAACCGCTATAGGAGAAATAACTTCCCTCTCCCATAAGGACTCATAAGGCTCTCCATTCCTTTCTGCAATTTTCTTCAGGCTTCTCTCAGCACCAGGAGTACGAAAGCTTCCCATAAGAATTGTATTGACGGTTATTCCGTTCCTTCCTTCTTCTTTCGAAAGAATCTTAGTCAGTTGTATTAAAGGAGATCTTGATACGTCTGCTAAAGTGAAATGAGGTTGAGGACTTTTTACTGTCCATGATGAAAGGAAGAAAATTCGACCATAATGATTTTCTCTCATTTTAGGAATGAACTTTTTTACTAAAAAAATGGGAGCAAATAGAAACATCTCTACAGAATATCTCCAATCGTTCATTTCAGTTTCATTGAAAAAAGAAGGTTCAGTAGGTGGATTTCCAGAATTAATCACTAATATGTCAATTCCCCCCATCAACTCATAAGCTCCGTCCACGGCTTTAGCAAGTGAGCCCTGATCTGATAGATCCATTTCTAAGCCCCATACTGAAGGTGAAATTGACTCCCTTAGTTTCTTAACAACCTCGTTAACCTTATCCTTGTTTCTTGCTGATATTATCACCTTACAGCCTTCCTTGAGAAAAGCCCTAGCTACACCTTTACCTATACCGCTACTTGACGCCGTTACTAGAACCCTTTTACCTGACAGATCAAGTTTCATTGAAATAAAATGATATTAGCTAGATAAAAAAGTATGCAAGAATTTACTCCTTTTTCTTAGAGAATTTATTAAAGACTTCATATACTGAGCAGAAATCTTCCTCTGAAAGTCCAAGAGATTCAGCCATCCTATAGAACTGTAATGCTAATGATGACATAGGGACTATTGAACCATTATAAATGGATTCTCCCTGAATTATCTCTAAATCCTTCCTCATGTGTTTCGTTGCAAATTGTGTAGAATAGTCTCCTGAGACAAGCTTTGGAACCTTTAACTCAGTAGTAGGTGATCTTGCGCTACTCAATTTAGTAAGAACCAGCTCTACTTGTGATTTATCTAATCCTGACTTTACGCCGAAATTGAAGGCTTCTCCCATAGCTACAACATAAGCCCCAAGTAACAAATTATTCACTAGTTTTGCATAAAGACCAGCACCGTTCTTTCCCATGTAAATCACGCTAGACGAGGTAGACTCTAATATGCTCCTTACTTCGTTGAAACTTTCCTCCTTTCCCCCAACCATAATTATGAGTTTTTTCTGTTCTACCATTATTGAAGTTCCAATCACTGGAGCGTCTAGCATAGAGCCCCCATTTTCCTCCATTAACTTCGCTAAGGATATGCTTAGTCTGGGCGATATTGTTGACATGTCTACTATTATTTTCCCCTTTGAATATGGTATTATTTCACTT
It includes:
- a CDS encoding NAD(P)-dependent oxidoreductase, whose amino-acid sequence is MRVGLIGLGIMGYRIGANLAKEGKLDVVYNRSQDKSEKFSKEFGVKKANKLEDIIKDSDIVLTMLSDDNAARAVISEIIPYSKGKIIVDMSTISPRLSISLAKLMEENGGSMLDAPVIGTSIMVEQKKLIIMVGGKEESFNEVRSILESTSSSVIYMGKNGAGLYAKLVNNLLLGAYVVAMGEAFNFGVKSGLDKSQVELVLTKLSSARSPTTELKVPKLVSGDYSTQFATKHMRKDLEIIQGESIYNGSIVPMSSLALQFYRMAESLGLSEEDFCSVYEVFNKFSKKKE
- the lysS gene encoding homocitrate synthase, with translation MKVGILDSTLREGEQTPGVVFTVDQRVEIARTMSDLGVAMIEAGHPAVSPDIYEGIKRIMRLKRNGEISSEIVGHSRAVKRDVEVAAELEVDRIAIFYGVSEIHLKAKHHATKEEALSTIADVISYAKGHGVKVRFTAEDATRTDFDYLVQVARTARDAGADRIGIADTVGILYPSKTRELFSNLVSQVPNVEFDIHAHNDVGLAVANSLAAVEGGATIIHATVNGLGERVGITPLQQVAAAIKYHFGIDVIKLDKLQQVSTIIEKYSGIPMSPNYPVTGDYAFMHKAGIHVAGILNDPRTYEFMPPETFGRSRDYVIDKYTGKHALRDRFEKLGVNLSDEEIDQVLAKIKANQSAKFFRDVDLLEIAEEVTGRVLKPRPPEKIESLVWVLCESNVYTTAVTRRLSVLQGVKEVMEISGDYDILLKVEANDTVELNQIIENIRSVKGVKSTLTSLVLKRM
- a CDS encoding SDR family oxidoreductase, which codes for MKLDLSGKRVLVTASSSGIGKGVARAFLKEGCKVIISARNKDKVNEVVKKLRESISPSVWGLEMDLSDQGSLAKAVDGAYELMGGIDILVINSGNPPTEPSFFNETEMNDWRYSVEMFLFAPIFLVKKFIPKMRENHYGRIFFLSSWTVKSPQPHFTLADVSRSPLIQLTKILSKEEGRNGITVNTILMGSFRTPGAERSLKKIAERNGEPYESLWEREVISPIAVGRIGDQEKDLGSLLVFLSTDFGGYVTGSSILIDGGSSPYVL
- a CDS encoding chromatin protein Cren7; this translates as MTSSKKVKVRTPAGKEAELIPEKTWTLAPRGRKGVKMGLFKDPESGRYFRRKIPDDYPV
- the pyrH gene encoding UMP kinase — encoded protein: MHFNPSIVIKISGKFFDEDGSRNISSLRDVVKNLSSSFRVAIVSGGGSNARKYISMGRDLNLSESYLDLLGIWASRLNANLIAFALGDIAYPVVPDSLEDFIEKWSSGKVVVTGGFQPGQSTAAVAALVAEATNSSTLIVATNVDGVYDKDPKVYKDAVMLKELTINKLKEILENSQSVKAGTYELLDPMAMKIIQRSRIKVIVMNYRYISSLSDLIKDNKNIGSTVIPE